A DNA window from Anastrepha ludens isolate Willacy chromosome 6, idAnaLude1.1, whole genome shotgun sequence contains the following coding sequences:
- the LOC128866544 gene encoding uncharacterized protein LOC128866544 yields the protein MTSTATKRSRATSEQLNRLLDYLMEVPGLAGSRFHSLHGKYECDKKWSELAAKLNSLGGAVKTVNQWQTVWRDLKSRTSIKARNRRRQQALTGNRPISEEPLTEFERRVSALIGEEYMKGHDSTPENIPLEEVIQMGIEVEDERVISEAPSPLRTPLAENFTLRSGNSHISDRRTPRASLKRKRMEEDGNARKKFLEIAEKQADALKMLAQSSRETVEVAKQQADALKILAESSSAIAQANKMMAEAIAVLGNGLSATAEAFNNLTNAIYRM from the exons ATGACATCGACAGCTACcaaaagaagccgtgccacatCCGAGCAGCTAAATCGCCTGCTTGACTACCTAATGGAAGTCCCGGGTCTAGCAGGATCTAGGTTCCACAGCCTCCATGGTAAGTACGAGTGCGACAAAAAGTGGAGCGAGCTAGCAGCAAAATTAAATAGTCTGGGTGGAGCAGTGAAGACGGTGAATCAATGGCAAAcg GTATGGCGGGACTTAAAAAGCCGCACCAGCATTAAAGCACGGAATCGGCGAAGGCAACAAGCTTTAACTGGGAACAGGCCAATCAGCGAGGAGCCCCTAACGGAATTCGAGAGGCGGGTGTCTGCTCTTATAGGGGAGGAGTATATGAAGGGCCACGATTCAACCCCTGAAAATATTCCACTGGAGGAG GTAATCCAAATGGGTATCGAAGTGGAAGATGAAAGGGTGATTTCGGAAGCCCCGTCGCCTTTACGGACGCCACTGGCAGAGAATTTCACGCTGAGGTCAGGTAATTCCCATATCTCAGACAGGAGAACACCACGGGCGAGCTTGAAAAGAAAGCGCATGGAAGAAGACGGTAATGCTcggaagaaatttttggaaatagcaGAAAAACAGGCAGATGCACTAAAG atgCTAGCCCAGTCGAGTAGAGAAACAGTAGAAGTCGCGAAACAACAAGCAGATGCTTTaaag atcTTAGCCGAAAGCAGCTCTGCAATTGCTCAGGCTAATAAAATGATGGCGGAGGCAATAGCCGTATTGGGGAATGGTTTAAGCGCTACCGCAGAAGCATTCAACAATCTAACGAATGCAATCTATCGCATGTAG
- the LOC128867262 gene encoding putative nuclease HARBI1: MAFEYLAYDLSRGEEEVSPQIVDRSLLRHVDNPFDLDAGEFQKLFRLTPDLTEDVVSQLDSHLRGSRITAISTEKQVLAALRFFATGCYQRPVGEQWGISMSQSSVSRSIHRVTAAINSSMFCAKVRFPMTQVERQAAKEIFASATSPFVGGTIGAIDCTHVSILAPKRHEEAYVNHHGYHSLNVQMICDPTLKILNVNAKFPGARHDSYIWSSSAVRMVMQRNFEIGNHNLFLIGDSGYPLEPWLMTPLTNQPEGTPKFLYNEALCKARNPVERLFGVLKATWRCLSQQRTLLYDPGFTGQVVNACSVLHNIRLREGIYQTENEFTEPRTNDIFVNQDAPSSTAKRIQDRLIANFFT, encoded by the exons ATGGCGTTTGAGTATTTGGCTTACGATTTATCGCGTGGAGAGGAGGAAGTGAGCCCTCAAATAGTTGATCGAAGTTTGCTCCGGCATGTGGACAATCCTTTCGATTTGGATGCAGGGGAATTCCAGAAGTTATTCCGTTTAACTCCAGACTTGACTGAGGACGTAGTTTCGCAGCTTGACAGCCATCTTAGAGGTTCCAGAATAACAGCGATTTCGACTGAAAAACAG GTTCTAGCTGCACTGCGATTTTTTGCAACCGGGTGTTATCAACGACCCGTAGGTGAGCAATGGGGAATATCTATGAGCCAGTCGTCCGTTAGCCGTAGCATTCATCGGGTAACAGCTGCAATCAACAGCTCCATGTTTTGCGCAAAGGTGAGATTTCCCATGACCCAAGTGGAGCGGCAAgcggcaaaagaaatttttgcttCAGCAACCTCCCCGTTTGTGGGAGGTACCATTGGAGCTATCGATTGCACGCACGTGTCAATTTTGGCCCCGAAACGTCATGAAGAAGCGTATGTCAACCACCACGGCTACCATTCGCTTAATGTCCAAATG ATATGTGATCctacacttaaaattttaaacgtaaATGCCAAATTTCCGGGAGCACGGCACGATTCATACATTTGGAGTTCCTCTGCGGTGCGAATGGTTATGCAACGGAATTTTGAAATTGGAAACCATAACTTGTTTTTGATTG GTGATTCCGGGTACCCTTTGGAGCCTTGGCTGATGACTCCTCTAACAAACCAACCGGAAGGTACTCCGAAATTCTTGTACAATGAGGCATTGTGCAAAGCTCGTAACCCAGTTGAGAGACTTTTTGGTGTTCTTAAGGCAACGTGGCGGTGCTTGTCTCAACAAAGGACACTCTTGTACGATCCAGGATTTACTGGACAAGTAGTTAACGCGTGCTCAGTTTTACATAATATTCGTTTAAGAGAAGGAATATACCAGACCGAAAATGAATTCACAGAGCCCAGAACAAACGACATTTTTGTAAACCAAGATGCACCATCCTCAACAGCAAAGCGCATCCAAGACCGACtgattgctaatttttttacttaa